Proteins encoded together in one Balaenoptera musculus isolate JJ_BM4_2016_0621 chromosome 6, mBalMus1.pri.v3, whole genome shotgun sequence window:
- the BRD3OS gene encoding putative uncharacterized protein BRD3OS: MSGRVPLAEKALSEGYARLRYRDTSLLIWQQQQQKLASVPPGTYLSRSRSMWYSQYGNEAILVRDRNKLDVSRDTGQSKFCSVM, encoded by the coding sequence ATGAGCGGCCGCGTCCCGCTGGCAGAGAAAGCCCTGTCCGAAGGCTACGCCCGGCTCCGGTACCGGGACACCTCCCTGCTCATCtggcaacagcagcagcagaagttGGCATCTGTGCCGCCCGGGACGTACCTGAGCAGGAGTCGAAGCATGTGGTACTCACAGTATGGAAACGAGGCCATCCTCGTCCGGGACAGAAACAAGCTGGACGTCTCCCGGGACACGGGGCAATCCAAGTTTTGCTCTGTTATGTAA